The proteins below are encoded in one region of Diceros bicornis minor isolate mBicDic1 chromosome 14, mDicBic1.mat.cur, whole genome shotgun sequence:
- the TSPO2 gene encoding translocator protein 2 yields the protein MRPQGAVLVALPQVGLIVVWLLAHHQMSGWCDGPRKLPWCPPYKVLLVVWTTIYSIMGYASYLVWKELGGAFRQPLALPLGLYAVQLTISWTVLILIFVAHTPGLALLHVLLLYGLVVSMALIWHPINKLAALLLLPYLAWLTVTASIAYRLWSESLRPERQPQPTAEKSH from the exons ATGAGGCCTCAAGGGGCCGTCTTGGTGGCTCTTCCCCAGGTGGGGCTCATCGTGGTCTGGCTGCTCGCCCATCATCAGATGTCTGGTTGGTGTGACGGCCCAAGGAAGCTGCCCTGGTGCCCACCCTACAAAGTCTTGTTGGTTGTGTGGACAACTATCTACTCCATCATGGG CTATGCCTCCTACCTGGTGTGGAAGGAGCTGGGAGGGGCCTTCAGGCAGCCCCTGGCCCTGCCTCTTGGCCTCTATGCTGTGCAGCTCACCATCAGCTGGACTGTCCTGATTCTCATTTTCGTAGCCCACACCCCTGGTCTG gccctgctgcacgTGCTGCTGCTCTACGGGCTGGTGGTGAGCATGGCACTGATCTGGCACCCCATCAACAAACTGGCTGCCCTGCTTCTGCTGCCCTACCTGGCCTGGCTGACTGTGACCGCTTCCATCGCCTACCGCCTGTGGAGCGAAAGCCTTCGTCCAGAGCGCCAGCCTCAGCCCACAGCGGAGAAGAGCCACTGA
- the UNC5CL gene encoding UNC5C-like protein, with product MCSHESSFQPAQFLLLVGVPVVSVLLLVQCLRWHCPPWLLRACWKPDSEEEPVSHPAPLPEYEAPRQGQPATLQEMAAFYQELHTPTQGQTVTRQLMHKLLVFSAREVDHRGGCLILQDTGISLLIPPGAVAVGRQERVSLILVWDLSDAPSLSRAQGLVSPVVACGPHGASFLKPCTLTFKHCAQQPSHARTYSSNTTLLDAKDWRPLGRPGVHTSRDECRIHLSHFSLFTCVVEAPMGRDARKWLQLAVFCSPLAPGQSHLQLRVYFLNNTPCALQWALTNEQPHGGRLCGPCQLFDFTGARGDQCLKLKYISEGWENVDDTSCQLVPHLHIWHGKCPFRSFCFRRKTANENEDCSALTNEIIVTMHTFQDGLETKYMEILRFQASEEESWAAPPPISQPPPCNRLPPELFEQLQMLLEPNSVTGNDWRRLASHLGLCGMKIRFLSCQRSPAAAILELFEEQNGSLQELHYLMTEMERLDCASAIQNYLNGTQSGSPARVHGGAWENQALELDEKL from the exons ATGTGCTCCCATGAGAGTTCCTTCCAACCTGCCCAGTTCCTACTGCTGGTGGGGGTCCCAGTGGTGAGTGTCCTCCTCCTGGTCCAGTGCCTTCGATGGCACTGTCCTCCCTGGCTGCTGCGGGCCTGTTGGAAGCCGGATAGTGAAGAGGAGCCAGTGTCCCATCCTGCTCCCCTACCAGAATATGAGGCCCCAAGGCAGGGGCAGCCAGCCACACTCCAGGAGATGGCTGCCTTCTACCAGGAACTGCACACGCCCACCCAAGGCCAGACCGTCACCCGTCAGTTGATGCACAAGCTGTTGGTGTTTTCGGCTCGAGAGGTGGATCACCGTGGAGGCTGCCTGATACTCCAGGATACGGGCATCTCCCTGCTCATCCCCCCAG GTGCTGTGGCTGTGGGCCGCCAGGAGCGGGTGTCGCTGATCCTGGTGTGGGACCTGTCAGACGCCCCGTCATTGTCCCGAGCCCAGGGGCTGGTGAGCCCCGTGGTGGCATGTGGCCCCCATGGGGCCTCCTTTCTGAAGCCCTGCACCCTCACCTTCAAGCACTGTGCCCAGCAGCCCAGCCATGCCCGCACCTACAGCAGCAACACGACCCTGCTGGATGCCAAGGACTGGAGGCCCCTGGGGCGGCCGGGGGTACACACCTCCCGGGATGAGTGTCGCATCCACCTCTCCCACTTCAG CCTCTTCACCTGCGTGGTGGAGGCGCCTATGGGCCGCGACGCCCGCAAGTGGCTGCAGCTGGCGGTGTTCTGCTCGCCGCTGGCGCCGGGCCAGTCCCACCTGCAGCTGCGCGTCTACTTTCTCAACAACACGCCCTGCGCCCTGCAGTGGGCCCTGACCAACGAGCAGCCCCACGGCGGGCGCCTGTGCGGGCCCTGCCAGCTCTTCGACTTCACCGGGGCCCGCGGGGACCAGTGCCTGAAGCTCAAGTACATCTCCGAGG gttGGGAGAATGTGGATGACACCAGTTGCCAGCTGGTTCCGCATCTCCACATCTGGCATGGAAAGTGCCCCTTCCGCTCCTTCTGCTTCCGGAGAAAAACAG CCAATGAGAACGAGGATTGCTCAGCACTAACCAATGAGATCATCGTCACCATGCACACCTTCCAGGAT GGCTTGGAGACAAAGTACATGGAGATCCTCAGATTCCAGGCGTCAGAGGAGGAGTCCTGGGCAGCACCACCCCCTATCTCCCAGCCACCCCCATGCAATAG GCTGCCCCCAGAGCTCTTTGAGCAGCTGCAGATGTTGTTGGAGCCAAACAGCGTCACGGGCAATGATTGGCGGCGACTGGCCTCCCACCTGGGGCTCTGCGGCATGAAGATCCG GTTCCTGTCCTGCCAGCGCAGCCCCGCCGCAGCCATCCTGGAGCTGTTTGAGGAGCAGAACGGCAGCCTGCAGGAGCTGCACTACCTCATGACCGAGATGGAGCGGCTGGACTGCGCCTCCGCCATCCAGAACTACCTGAATGGGACGCAGAGCGGCAGCCCAGCCCGGGTCCACGGGGGCGCCTGGGAGAACCAGGCCCTGGAGCTGGACGAGAAGCTCTGA